The Apium graveolens cultivar Ventura chromosome 11, ASM990537v1, whole genome shotgun sequence genome has a window encoding:
- the LOC141695959 gene encoding uncharacterized protein LOC141695959, whose protein sequence is MHNFEIGDERLECLTLYDVHLQLRKTGGTLRDFLTLPKLDHDLQRQSQHTLLYEENMYDRNALSIEGRKCRGMLNEKQSHIFETIVGNVRLKKVVYFLFTVMEGGRTAHSRFKIPIDVNENSTCNIPQQSYLAELIIQTDLVIWDEAPMNYKYIFEAVNRSFRDLIRHIDVSNLEKPFGGKTVLLGGDFKQVLRVLPKKGREDIVMASINKSYLWDHCTVFRLEKNMCIESGVPEVTILGQKIPYADWVIVVGNGQVPTISSIEGNKPYWIEIPPELYVEPNEDGKEVVIDKIYSNLHKRSNGPDYFKDRAILTPLNDDVNLINKEVLKQFPGHTIL, encoded by the exons ATGCATAATTTTGAAATTGGAGATGAGCGACTCGAATGTCTCACATTGTACGATGTTCATTTGCAACTACGAAAAACAGGTGGGACATTGCGTGATTTTCTGACTTTACCCAAACTAGATCATGATTTGCAACGACAAAGTCAACATACTCTTTTATACGAAGAAAACATGTACGATAGAAATGCATTATCAATTGAGGGAAGGAAATGTCGAGGAATGTTAAATGAGAAACAATCACACATTTTTGAAACAATTGTAGGTAATGTTAGGCTAAAAAAGGTGGTTTATTTTTTGTTTACGGTCATGGAG GGTGGACGTACTGCCCATTCCAGATTTAAGATACCAATTGACGTGAATGAAAATAGTACATGTAATATACCTCAACAATCATATCTTGCGGAATTGATTATTCAAACTGATTTAGTCATTTGGGATGAGGCGCCaatgaattataaatatatatttgaaGCTGTAAATAGATCTTTTCGTGATCTAATACGGCACATAGATGTTAGCAATCTAGAAAAACCATTTGGAGGAAAAACAGTGCTACTAGGTGGTGATTTTAAACAAGTGCTGCGAGTTCTTCCTAAAAAAGGACGTGAAGATATTGTCATGGCGTCGATTAACAAATCATATTTGTGGGATCATTGTACAGTTTTTAGACTGGAAAAGAATATGTGCATTGAAAGTGGTGTTCCAGAGGTAACAATTTTAGGACAAAAAATACCTTATGCGGATTGGGTAATTGTTGTTGGTAATGGACAAGTACCCACAATATCTTCAATTGAAGGCAATAAACCTTACTGGATTGAGATTCCCCCCGAATTATATGTAGAACCAAACGAAGATGGGAAAGAAGTGGTCATAGATAAGATCTATAGTAACTTGCACAAAAGATCTAATGGGCCAGACTACTTCAAGGATCGTGCTATATTGACACCGTTGAATGATGATGTCAATCTTATAAACAAAGAAGTATTAAAACAATTCCCAG gtcacacaatactgtag
- the LOC141695091 gene encoding uncharacterized protein LOC141695091 isoform X4 encodes MHNEKRREKYQERKLQSDISPTLEVDKIDERKIKRNEQRPEKYKETRLEPGIPSILEAEVTTAQMIKRNEQRRAKYKKEKLLPGSELSNQGYDSSKLIIRPTLQFGDLPVLSKNMRTRINKKKQKFALSNEILDMSIADKICYDCGAVMWR; translated from the exons ATGCATAATGAAAAAAGGCGTGAAAAGTACCAGGAAAGAAAGCTCCAGTCTG ATATTTCGCCTACACTGGAAGTCGATAAAATAGATGAGCGTAAAATCAAGCGTAATGAACAAAGGCCTGAAAAGTACAAGGAAACAAGACTAGAGCCTG GCATCCCATCAATATTGGAAGCCGAGGTCACAACTGCACAAATGATCAAGCGTAATGAACAAAGACGTGCAAAATACAAGAAGGAAAAGTTATTGCCTG GAAGTGAACTTTCAAATCAGGGTTATGATTCCTCAAAGCTGATTATTAGACCAACATTGCAGTTTGGAG ATTTACCGGTACTAAGCAAGAACATGAGGACTAGAATAAATAAGAAAAAGCAGAAATTTG CATTAAGTAATGAAATACTTGATATGAGCATTGCTGATAAAATATGTTATGACTGTGGCGCTGTAATGTGGAG GTGA
- the LOC141695091 gene encoding uncharacterized protein LOC141695091 isoform X3, with protein MHNEKRREKYQERKLQSDISPTLEVDKIDERKIKRNEQRPEKYKETRLEPGIPSILEAEVTTAQMIKRNEQRRAKYKKEKLLPGSELSNQGYDSSKLIIRPTLQFGDLPVLSKNMRTRINKKKQKFALSNEILDMSIADKICYDCGAVMWSCLHN; from the exons ATGCATAATGAAAAAAGGCGTGAAAAGTACCAGGAAAGAAAGCTCCAGTCTG ATATTTCGCCTACACTGGAAGTCGATAAAATAGATGAGCGTAAAATCAAGCGTAATGAACAAAGGCCTGAAAAGTACAAGGAAACAAGACTAGAGCCTG GCATCCCATCAATATTGGAAGCCGAGGTCACAACTGCACAAATGATCAAGCGTAATGAACAAAGACGTGCAAAATACAAGAAGGAAAAGTTATTGCCTG GAAGTGAACTTTCAAATCAGGGTTATGATTCCTCAAAGCTGATTATTAGACCAACATTGCAGTTTGGAG ATTTACCGGTACTAAGCAAGAACATGAGGACTAGAATAAATAAGAAAAAGCAGAAATTTG CATTAAGTAATGAAATACTTGATATGAGCATTGCTGATAAAATATGTTATGACTGTGGCGCTGTAATGTGGAG TTGCTTACACAATTGA
- the LOC141695091 gene encoding uncharacterized protein LOC141695091 isoform X2, with protein MENSDEKRKELERRYDLMRQAGCVFEEVDDLDAKQRQEHRNNQEKNLKGIPSILEAEVTTAQMIKRNEQRRAKYKKEKLLPGSELSNQGYDSSKLIIRPTLQFGDLPVLSKNMRTRINKKKQKFALSNEILDMSIADKICYDCGAVMWRYEQTEQQKTKLKKVFFMLQ; from the exons atggAGAATAGTGACGAGAAAAGAAAAGAACTTGAGAGACGATACGATCTAATGCGTCAGGCTG GTTGTGTCTTTGAAGAAGTAGATGATTTGGATGCTAAGCAGAGACAAGAACATAGGAATAATCAAGAGAAAAATCTTAAAG GCATCCCATCAATATTGGAAGCCGAGGTCACAACTGCACAAATGATCAAGCGTAATGAACAAAGACGTGCAAAATACAAGAAGGAAAAGTTATTGCCTG GAAGTGAACTTTCAAATCAGGGTTATGATTCCTCAAAGCTGATTATTAGACCAACATTGCAGTTTGGAG ATTTACCGGTACTAAGCAAGAACATGAGGACTAGAATAAATAAGAAAAAGCAGAAATTTG CATTAAGTAATGAAATACTTGATATGAGCATTGCTGATAAAATATGTTATGACTGTGGCGCTGTAATGTGGAGGTATGAACAAACTGAACAACAAAAGACTAAACTCAAAAAAGTTTTCTTTATGTTACAGTAA
- the LOC141695091 gene encoding uncharacterized protein LOC141695091 isoform X6, translated as MENSDEKRKELERRYDLMRQAGCVFEEVDDLDAKQRQEHRNNQEKNLKGSELSNQGYDSSKLIIRPTLQFGDLPVLSKNMRTRINKKKQKFALSNEILDMSIADKICYDCGAVMWRYEQTEQQKTKLKKVFFMLQ; from the exons atggAGAATAGTGACGAGAAAAGAAAAGAACTTGAGAGACGATACGATCTAATGCGTCAGGCTG GTTGTGTCTTTGAAGAAGTAGATGATTTGGATGCTAAGCAGAGACAAGAACATAGGAATAATCAAGAGAAAAATCTTAAAG GAAGTGAACTTTCAAATCAGGGTTATGATTCCTCAAAGCTGATTATTAGACCAACATTGCAGTTTGGAG ATTTACCGGTACTAAGCAAGAACATGAGGACTAGAATAAATAAGAAAAAGCAGAAATTTG CATTAAGTAATGAAATACTTGATATGAGCATTGCTGATAAAATATGTTATGACTGTGGCGCTGTAATGTGGAGGTATGAACAAACTGAACAACAAAAGACTAAACTCAAAAAAGTTTTCTTTATGTTACAGTAA
- the LOC141695091 gene encoding uncharacterized protein LOC141695091 isoform X5, with the protein MHNEKRREKYQERKLQSGIPSILEAEVTTAQMIKRNEQRRAKYKKEKLLPGSELSNQGYDSSKLIIRPTLQFGDLPVLSKNMRTRINKKKQKFALSNEILDMSIADKICYDCGAVMWRYEQTEQQKTKLKKVFFMLQ; encoded by the exons ATGCATAATGAAAAAAGGCGTGAAAAGTACCAGGAAAGAAAGCTCCAGTCTG GCATCCCATCAATATTGGAAGCCGAGGTCACAACTGCACAAATGATCAAGCGTAATGAACAAAGACGTGCAAAATACAAGAAGGAAAAGTTATTGCCTG GAAGTGAACTTTCAAATCAGGGTTATGATTCCTCAAAGCTGATTATTAGACCAACATTGCAGTTTGGAG ATTTACCGGTACTAAGCAAGAACATGAGGACTAGAATAAATAAGAAAAAGCAGAAATTTG CATTAAGTAATGAAATACTTGATATGAGCATTGCTGATAAAATATGTTATGACTGTGGCGCTGTAATGTGGAGGTATGAACAAACTGAACAACAAAAGACTAAACTCAAAAAAGTTTTCTTTATGTTACAGTAA
- the LOC141695091 gene encoding uncharacterized protein LOC141695091 isoform X1, producing MHNEKRREKYQERKLQSDISPTLEVDKIDERKIKRNEQRPEKYKETRLEPGIPSILEAEVTTAQMIKRNEQRRAKYKKEKLLPGSELSNQGYDSSKLIIRPTLQFGDLPVLSKNMRTRINKKKQKFALSNEILDMSIADKICYDCGAVMWRYEQTEQQKTKLKKVFFMLQ from the exons ATGCATAATGAAAAAAGGCGTGAAAAGTACCAGGAAAGAAAGCTCCAGTCTG ATATTTCGCCTACACTGGAAGTCGATAAAATAGATGAGCGTAAAATCAAGCGTAATGAACAAAGGCCTGAAAAGTACAAGGAAACAAGACTAGAGCCTG GCATCCCATCAATATTGGAAGCCGAGGTCACAACTGCACAAATGATCAAGCGTAATGAACAAAGACGTGCAAAATACAAGAAGGAAAAGTTATTGCCTG GAAGTGAACTTTCAAATCAGGGTTATGATTCCTCAAAGCTGATTATTAGACCAACATTGCAGTTTGGAG ATTTACCGGTACTAAGCAAGAACATGAGGACTAGAATAAATAAGAAAAAGCAGAAATTTG CATTAAGTAATGAAATACTTGATATGAGCATTGCTGATAAAATATGTTATGACTGTGGCGCTGTAATGTGGAGGTATGAACAAACTGAACAACAAAAGACTAAACTCAAAAAAGTTTTCTTTATGTTACAGTAA